One window of Caloenas nicobarica isolate bCalNic1 chromosome 7, bCalNic1.hap1, whole genome shotgun sequence genomic DNA carries:
- the TMEM254 gene encoding transmembrane protein 254, translated as MTAATGAERLRDGSCHFQRSRLLWMIAIIFGMVVLGWVTLWPSTIPYRYLGIFGTFLNYLVANHHKWVCYGFWVSWLIHVVEALYSVKLCQSKGITDPVAQFQWFVQTLLFGYASFGLLVSYKPSAKKQY; from the exons atGACGGCGGCGACGGGCGCGGAGCGGCTCCGCGATGGCAGCTGCCACTTCCAGCGCTCCCGGCTCCTCTGGATGATCGCCATCATCTTCGGCATGGTCGTCCTCGGC tgggTAACGCTTTGGCCTTCAACTATACCTTATAGATATTTGGGAATATTTGGTACCTTCCTTAATTATTTAGTTGCAAACCATCACAAGTGGGTATGCTATGG gTTCTGGGTATCCTGGTTGATTCACGTAGTAGAAGCCCTCTACAGTGTTAAGTTATGCCA ATCTAAAGGAATCACTGACCCGGTGGCTCAGTTTCAATGGTTCGTTCAGACACTTTTGTTTGGGTACGCTTCCTTTGGTCTCCTGGTGTCTTACAAACCTTCAGCCAAGAAGCAGTACTAG